In Drosophila busckii strain San Diego stock center, stock number 13000-0081.31 chromosome 3R, ASM1175060v1, whole genome shotgun sequence, the sequence TTAGCTTCACGCCTTTTGTCTCTCAACTGGCTTAACGcggcgctttgtttgctttagcttcaTTCAGCCGTCAGCTATACATATGGCCCGCTCTTTTGTCTTACCAATAAGCTTTTAAATGCTTGTTCAACTCTCGCCATATACAATTGCATTAGAATAACGTATCTAAtgcttaacattttgatataaatgCCAACAAATCTAAACGCTATGCTAATGAAAGTTGAGTTCTCTCTCAACAGGCCATAGCCATAGGTACATCTATCTTTCTAGTTCTGTATACAACGCATGAGCATGCCTTTATACAAACATGGCTTTATACCAAGCTATGTGTAGCTTATTGAGTCAAGTTACCATGTTTAGGCATAAATTGACGTTCTCTAAGCCAAACACGTAAACTGGTTGCAAGCCATGGGGCGCGCCACACAAAGGGGGTGTGAAGTCCAAACAGTGGGTTGCGCTGTTCTATGACTGATTTCTTTAAGTTTGAAGTTAGACAGAGAAGAGAATTCTCGAGGTCAGCCACTTTTgttacaagcacacacacacacgaacacacacatagacattattgttgttgatgttgctatTCTCAGGCACTCACTTGACCAACATAAACTCGCATCAttatacacacatttataatTACGTTCAAATTAGTTGGGGCATTAGACTTTTGTCTAATCGTTCGCAACGTTCTAAGTCAGGCTTTctactttttaataaacatatcgatagtatcgataagaACTTTAATCAAGTCAAGGCGCATTCATTCACTTGTTTAAAGTATCTAAAGTTACTTTCAAATTAGTGGGTGCATTAGTCTTTTGTCTAATCGTTGGTAGCGTTTTAAGTCAGGCTTTCTATTCTTGTatctatcgatagtatcgatagtaactttaattgaaatgttttgaAGTCCAAAGTCAACACGAATTGATTCACTTGTAGCTCTATGTAACAAAGTTACTTTCAAATTAGTCGAAACTTGCTTtctatcgatatatatatcgttaaagcattaattgaaatgtttttaagTACAAACTTTGACACATGCAACTGAAACTTACAAGCAGCTTACATTTGTCTCTCTATTGCCACAAGAGTATCTAAAGTTTTGCCTCTTTGCcttggttttttttcttttgccatttgctagTTCTGAGCTTGGCGCGCTGTCCGGTTTCGCAAacgttgcatttgttgctgctggttgctgttgttgtcgtgtgtggtttttacttaatttactttactGTTATGTTTTGGCTTTCCGCTTGTTAGgcaagcggcaacagcagcaacagcaacagcaattgatGTATGTATCTGTTAGATACTTTTGCTGATTCTGTGTGCAATTTTTAGCGTCACTCGCCTCTTGTCTGCTGCACTTGACATTTtctgggtgtgtgtgtgtgcacaggCGTGGGCCAAACAATTTCATAACCGATCCGTCATGCCAACTTATAAAAACAAGTAAATCCTCAATCAAAATGCCAAAGGttaatgccaaacaaatttataaaatttatgttatgttttgttttgaaactTATGCAATGCAGCGcgttaattgttgctgcaacaattatGAAcgtcataaaaattataacttgCCAGCTTAAATCAATAACGATTTTGgtcttttattgttttacagctttgatttttattgcagcaactTTCAACAAAGAGTTTGCTTTATTAGAAGCTTGACATAGATTGCAATTtatcaaagttttttttatgcgcattCCGTATACTTAAGCTCTTGACCCaaatcaacaaattataaacCAAACGatatatatcaatattaattaaatttttttaaatttacagaATTTTCCTATTGACAATAAACAACATTAGCGCATTTTGGTAagttactttttaaatttgaaaattcaatttgcatagctgCTATCAAATAACTCAATTATATGCAACACtcaaagttgcagcagcagcaacaaattattattgcataatgttaagcagcaacaacattaacatatttgcatattgttgttgttattgctttgctGTCATTTTGTGTAGCTAAATGTAAAAAGTAGTCAACAACTTCCGTTTTCAaagtgcaagcaacaaaattcgTGGCGCAAGTTGTCTCAAGAGTGTTGCAAGAGACTCTACTTGGGtgttttttatgattattttgttGGGTATCTGTTATAAAAAGCGAAACGATTTCCGTTTGATAAAAAGCATAGccaacttttttaattgcaacgcGTTGCGGTGACaacagcaagtggcaagtaataaaatatgagaAAAAAATGAGCTACAGCAACTGAGCGCGAAGTTTGTACAAAACtagcaaattgaataaatataaaataaatttaaaaatatctgTTAGTTGCATAGCGAAAACTTTGAAAGTTGCTTTGTTGGCTTAATCAAAGCTTATAGTTATGCTATCAATAGATTTAATTGCTAACTTTTTTATGTACGTTGAGCCCATGCACataatcatttttaatagAGAGTAGtggaaatgaaatgaaaggcAGAATATGTTGGTGCATTTaatgctattaaaatattatgcacAAACAATTGCCCAAAGGCAAATGGCCGAATGCCCACATGGCTCAGTTCTTGGGCTAATTGGAATTAGAATTGACGATCGAGTCGAATGGACGGCCGTCAGCAATTAGCGTAACGCTGGACGCACCGCACCCATAGAACATGCCCCACGCCACTTGCTGCCAACATAAAATCATAGCCCCaaacaatgaaaattttatgcgctcttgctctcgattgttgctgttgttgttgttgttgttgttgttgttgttgtgctttggcCAGCGAAGcgcattaaaaactaaactttttAGTTAGCGCATCTGTTGCACATATGTGGGGGCATGAATGAGCCAAATATGTAGCAGCTGGGGCGTGGCAACGGCTAAAAAGGGGCAGCCTAACGATtccatgctgctgctcactttaATGGGTTTTTTCCTCTTTTTTTTCGAGTAAACTATTTGTTAGCCCAGaggcaaacatatttatttttgctcacacacacatggaaagAGACGCCGCACATACAAACGGCGACATTAACCTCAAAACCTTAAcatataagcagcagcaacaataataaaaacacagcCTACGCATGCGCCAATTTGTTATGCCTGAATCTTGTTGCAAGACAAAagacacagcaacaacaacaacgaagcTTAAACACTctttgttaacaacaatagcaacaacatttatttgttacaTATGGCAACGCAAATTGAattccaacacacacacacacacggcaatgttcttaataaataaaatgggcATAAGGGGCGCACTTGGGGCCTTGGGGCGTGGCACTTGGGGTGTGtacgaatttaaatttttaacatgtaactcatttttaatgcaaataatataatattttcgTTGGCGGCACAGCCAGGCACGCGAAATGGGTCAGAGCAGGCAGACCAGGCCCAGAGGCTCGAGTTTTGGCTTTGGAGTTGTGGCAAAAAGTGAGCGTGGCTGGATTGATTAAATAACCAAGAACATGTTTTGgttgctggttgttgttgctgctgttattgttattaatgaaGAAATTTGACAGACTGACATTGCTTGGGGGGCGTTGCTGATGGATCTTGTGGTATAGAGCGTGGCTAATGAAGCAAGTACGAGTTGCTTTAGTTTGtgttgcaattgccaattgcaaacaatttgtagaATGCATTGTCAGCAAgtaaagatacagatacagctacagtttgtgcagttgctgctgctgaattgGCAAATTTGCAATGCCAAGTGTGCAATTTTCTATCACTAGAGCTGGCAAAACAGTTACAAATTGAAGCATTCTTCAGCGTTTGATAAGTCTATTGACTATGATTGAACAAGATACAAGCTACAGCAACCAATTCGTCGATTCGTATCTTTAGATCGGCAACAGTTAGCGAAAGTAGACAAAAGCGCaccgaaattgaaattgaaaatgttaatgaacacacacaacacGAATATTCGAACgcatagatacagatacacgCCATGttagttataaaattattaacaattgtgtttgtattgctttcatttatattCTGCCGCAAGTGCATTGCCAATTcgttgtatttaattaattttatgctttacaataaaactttattttttcgtGAATTATTTTATCACGAAACTGCGcagcgctaaaaataaatttcacagctaatgcagcagcagcagcaattgtttattatctTTAACTGAGTCTTGGCAATAccaaaaatagttttcatGACTAGCTGATTTCGTTGCAATTTGCACGTTTCGTTGTACACTGCacttgaaatattatttatttatttatttatggctttgcTTTCCTTAAATTATGCaccacatgtgtgtgtgtgtgtgtgggttgcaTAGAAACTTTGCCACTTTTATGGCAGCTAAGCGTGTTAGACGTGATTTGGGTTTGATTTATAATAGTCTTAAATTTAGTGTTCAATTCTGTACTGTCAAAAGATGACTTGGCCAACAGCTCTTGGCTAACAAACATAAATCGAAacatatgtgcataaatttgattgtTGCCCCCACCCCTTGCCCGCCACTTGATTATGACACAATATTTGACAACTGACGGCGCTTCGAATGTAATGCAAACAAGTGAAATCATGTGGCTGCATCTATGTGTATGAATGTATCCGCCAGATACATTTCGTGCTACCAAATTACCGAAAATGCATTCAAGCGCAGTTACATCACCGACGCCGCCGCGTCAATTTATGAGCTGCTGGCTGGGCAACCCACAAATGTAAGTGGCGACTCGTCGTGGTTACGCTTAACGTATCTGACGGATCGCTTGCAGCTCAGTGAGTGCGCAACGGGCGACACTTTCAATTGCACGCCGTCGGCAATCCTACTTTCtcattaaagcagctgcagggGGTgcggggtggggtggggtgcgCTGGCTTTTCTTTAGTCACAAGctatgctttgattttttctctttttttgttttatggctTCTTTGGGGCGCTACAATTTGAATGTCATTAGTGTCAACGGCAAAGCGGCTGGGGCTAACTAACTAACGGTGCTTTGAGGGGCAGCAACCCAAGACAGcgccccaccccccacccatgtcaaataattgttgctatgCACAAAAGTTCAACAATTGAGCATatataagaaaagaaaacttaaattttcatttcatagctaaacaatttaccatataaagtaaataaaagccaaattcTTAAAAGTTGCAGCTCAAAGCGTATTCAAAGTTGGGCACATTCAACTTTTGTTACTTGTACTGCTTGcttattcaataataaaaatatttgctaaacaaaaagttttattttaaatttataaaaagtgtatTGAAACTTTAGCATGCTCAACTTTTTTCACTTTTAGTTGTAAAGTTTTGTTGCTAtgtaaaaagctaaaaaatgtagcaattaaaataaataaaagccaaattcTTAAAATGCGTATTTAAAGTTGGGCACattcaactttttgttgctcagtCAATCgcttgtatttaaaaaaatttcattttaaaattacaaacttCGGCATGTGTAACTCTTTTCACTTgtgtttgtaaattattaacatgtttgcatttaaactaaataaatctcaaattttttaaagctcaaAGCGTATTTAAACTACCGCACGTTCAACTTTTTTACTTGTACTGCTtgctactttttatttacatagttAATCGCTTACAtagcttgcatttaaattaattgttgtcaAACATAAAGTTTCATTTTAAAGTAACAAAAAGCGTATTGAAACTTCGGCATGTGCAACTTTTTTCagttgcaacttttaatttacgTGGTCAATCGGTCACATCGCTTacagtttttttctttcttgaatttaaatacaattttaatttgaagtcacgttaaacatttattacaaTGTCATTTTCACTTGGTCTtcatgcttttgtttttatatgtcACGAAAAACAATCACTTTTCTCTTTCTTTCGTCGCTTTTTTGCactcattattttattttattttatgctttttttttctgctgttaCCGAATCTCGGAAAGTGTCGTCAGTGTCATGTTAATTTACACGACCATTAACACCGCTGCGCTGCTTATCTAACTGAGCTGCCAACTACAGTTATTACTCATAAGCATTGTGGACTGGGCTTTGTACTATTTAGAGCTAAACAAACCCAAGCCATTGTTCTCTgttcgcagtcgcagctggcGCCAGTTAAACTAAAATAGTCATAATCTGAGAGTAGCTAAGTTGATTTCACTTGACTGATATCGTTGCGGCCTGTAGCTGCTTAGATTCAAATCGgctgataaatatttaattaggcATTTTTGCCATAAACAGACAATCGGCGCCGCTGGCCCTGCTGGCTCCATTAGAAGAGAGTTGCGTGTGAAAAGTAGTTCAAAGGCTTTGGCTTGGCTCtctgctaattaaatattaatccAAGCTGCAGCGTCAATGCAACTTCATTGTAATGCAGTTGCAGTCGGTTAGTTGCTTTGATTacgcgccagcgccagcgccagctgctaATGCTGTTAATTAGCTAAAGATAAGTAGCAAGACAATTGTTGGGCATTTACAGCGCCTGGACAGGCCTGGACTGTCGCCATTTCTCAAACATCTTGAtacaatttatagctaaatcGTCGGCATCATGCCGCGCCAACTAGTTCTAGAGAGTTGCCGCTTAGACTTGAATGTTAAGCTGGTAAGCCAACTGGCTTGTTAGCTAATTATCCATGTGCAGCGTAGTTCATAATTATATATCTGAAAGTCCAgcgcattttatataaaatgcaaaaagatcAAACAAACTTGCAGTCAATTCAAATAATAGCAATTTGCCAACTACAGTTGGTTAGTTGGTCATTTGGCCTGCAGTTAATTATAACAATTCGAAAGTTGTGtagtttaattgttgttatatgcaaatgaatgTCTGCAGTCCACTTTAAGTGCCAAGTGTTGAAAATCTTTGGCTCATAGGATGGCACATTGGCTTACAGTAAAGCTGGCGGACATTATAATTAGCTGCGAAACTTGTTTACAGCTATTGACAGctacttgcaacatttgcaattaTGCAACTCACTGATGTTCTAGTCAAACTATTTCAATGATTTGCTTATCGCGCAGACTTGAATGTTAATAAACCCACATAAGCTGCCCGCTGTCGCTTTTAGTGTCTTAATTGTGATAGATCTGAGCTCGTTCCTTTCTCCCAGCTGCGACCTTTCGAACTCTCGAGCTCAATGACAGCGCCGCATGCAACTTTCTAAAGGCAGCAGCGCGTTGCCTGCTCAAGCGGGCGGGGCAGCCATGGCTAAGCTCGATTTCAACATAAAGAACTGAGAAAATAATACttgataattattaattagtagGAGGGCATAAAAAGCGTAGCAAAACGATCAACAAATACCGGGTCACATGCGAAGCGTAGAAAGACAAAAGACGCGacaaactacaaacaaaagcaacgtaGGCCGACACTTAAGTGTGTGCAAAGGAATGACTGAGTGTGGCTGATGATGACTCCAGCAGAAATTTATATGATTGACCCGCATAGCAGCAAGAGGCAACTAACTTACCCTACCCTATAAAGTGTAGCAAAGTGTAGCAGTAAACTAAAAGATACTTTTGGCTCGAAGTGAAgctgcttttcaattaaagAGCTTAAGATTTTAAATAGTTCTGCTTCTCATTGTGCCACACAAAGCGTATTTAGTAGTCGTTCATGCCCACTTTTGCACTTTGTCTGTTGCGCACAATTAGATGGAAGCATCTGCtgactgccactgccactgtgATGAATGTTAATTGAACCACAATCATTATAGTGAGTGGTAAGTACTTCAAAGTGTAGACTGtgacaaaaattgttgctcgagctgctgcagcatcctTGACggatgttgcatgccacagcgcTTCGGCTGCagtgtgggcagcagcaggtgTTGACTGCTCACAGTCGATTATGCATGGCAAGATTTGATATGAAATTAATACGTGTATGAGTAAAAATGTATCTTGTATCTGTTTGTTGTATGTTGCAGCTAATGAAACTGGACACCCCctcaataaacaacaacaaatgcttgtGTGATGCGTAGGTGGGCAATAAATTAGAGAGCTAAATtgacaatgatgatgatgttgatgacgACGTCGCCAAAGCTCATGaagatgctgatgatgttcTTAATGACCGATTGACCCATACGGAGGCGGCCATGTGAAATgcattacaaataaatatataaaactatatagAGACAACACAGCAAACGCAActgagcaaaacaaacaaaaaagtgaaagagagcgcaagcgcTAAAACTTCAAttgagagcgagtgagtgagtgagagaagCCGTCGCCATGGAATTCGAGTCCACGGAGCAGGATGTCATGCTGGATGGCAGCGATGATCTGATGTCTACATCAAACACATCCACAAATGGCGCTGGTAGCGACACAAATGGCAGCGCCAAGAAATCGGTAAGTAACCAAACCATAAACCCAAAGATTCAAGGATAGAGCAGCTGAAGTTCCAACAGACATTTATGGCGTTTATTAATGCGAATTgctagtcagtcagtcagtcagtcagttagtcagtcagtcaatgctgcagcttttgctttcagCCCAAGTCAACTGTCGACAAGACACCTAAGAGGTTTCAACGATCTGCTTCAAGTGCTTTGACCCAACCTCCCACTTAAGCACTTGTGGCTACATGTTCTGCTCACTTCCGCTAACAAAAGCGTAGCAATAACTATGAGCAGACGTTGGGCCACACTTGACTGCCACGTAAGCCAAAtgggaagagagagagagacacacagtTCTGTGAAAAAACAGTAAAGCCTCAGCTGAGATTTTCTAGCTAATTTCATAAACTGAAACATAAACTgagcacataaaaatatattctgaGCCCAACAAGTTGAAAGTTATAAAAGGCTTAGGCACTCAAATTCGATTGAGCTCAGCAGTCTAAACGGACTTTGACTTGAAGGTCGTTGCCAAATCTTTTGAAGGCCCACATTTTTGCCATATGTAAATGCAATGAAAGGCAGTTCCAAGGCCTGTCGCAACTGTCAGCTTAAGCTCTCCGACCCAGACGCGCATTTACttaataagctttaaataaaaaagtctCTGACTGGAGCTGCCCACTCAGCCACTAACTTGAACTCACAGCTGGAGTGCGGCtgcaattgaaaacaatttatgctaattacaGCGCCAGTTATTGCTAATTTGAttgctaatttgttattgttaatttgaattaattgcaGTCCATAATATCGCCCGATCCGACATCGTATGTGACAAAGGCGCGCGTAACGCGACCGACACCACCGCCACCCTCCAAGAATCCAATGCAATTCGTACAGATCAAGCCGTGCAATTTATATCAgtcggcgcagcagcagctcaagaaGGCCGAGGAGGTTAAAAAGCTTAAGGAGGTGAAGAAGGAAGAGCCCGAGGATTGGCAATGTGTAAGTAACTTTATATGCTTTGAACTAAACTCGGCGCGCGAATCGTGACAAATTTCCAAATCGCTATTTTAACTACGAATCGCGCGCGCTCAAGATAAATGACGCACAGACGCGACAGTTGGGCAGGGCAGGGCACACACACCCAGCATAGCAAAGCATTAGCTGTTTATGGCCATATCTCTTggttacatatatatatacattgtaAGTCTGGCTGCTCCAGTTTGAAGCTTGAACGTAACGTGGCGGGGCACGTCGCTGAATTTGGACAAATGATATTGCATAATCAGCTGTTACTTGTTTGTCATTTGCCGTTTGCTTTCCATTTATTTCATACgctatatgcaaatgcagttcAGCACCCCCTTACAAAGGTACTTACCATAGCATACGCAGTTACCTAATACAACGTTGCTGCActtacttttgtttgcttatcgATTTGGCAGTTCCCagacataaattttatgcgaTAGCGATgtagcaaaaaaatttattaaaatgcgaATGGCATACGCTTGAACTGGGCCGACGAGGCGCCCCCTTTTAATGATGGGAAAGGAAGTTAGCCAAATGCCGTTTTAATGGCCAAATGAGTTTGTCaattttgtctgtgtgtggaaAGTTTGCCAACTAATTATAGAACCAATGAGTAAACAACTTAGCGGAAGAGTCATAAATACTTTTGCATAGCTGATTAAATGCCAACGCTACAATATagataatatgcatatatatcttttttttgtttagctgctacagttattaaataaactggAATGCTGCTTTTACCTTTGCcttaatacaataataataaaagctattTCACCTTTGTCACGTTTGCCGCCACTGAACCGAgccaagcaaaactttttaattgcttgggcttactataaaaaaaagagagaagtTTCGGAGCACAATGAGCAGCCCGACTTATTGCCTTAGAGTACAATTGTTGTATGCTAACTTTCGCTTACTTTATTTACGTTtcttttgctctttggctgtttttgtttacgcCACAAAAAGAACCTTGACAATTGGAAATCATCGCGGCGAAAACGTGTCGAGCACATCATCGATCGCGTTGTGGAAACGAAGAAACTTGAACTGGAGGAGCACGATCGCATGCGTCGAAAATCGAAAACATTTACCGAAATGATGGAGGAGAGGCAAGTTGTCTAACACAGTCTAacatagcaaaaatatattaattgtaaattattccTGCGCAGGGCCGAGCGTGGACCTCAACGCGGACGCGCCAAGTTGGCAAATCTTGCCGTATACAACGAAGATGAGGCCAACGACTTTAGTGACTTGGGCATTGGCACCAGCAGCGCCAGTGGCAAGAGCAGTCTATCCGAGGAttacgacaacaacagcgttATGGTAAGTCAAGAAACCTTCAGTTAAGCAGCGAAGAACCCTCCACTCCTTCGCTTCAATTCAGGAATTGACGTCCAAAAGgactttagctatttttttcaaaaagtttgcaCTGCTAAGCTTCAACggttatacattttttatatcttGACAAACAAGataagtttaattaatgacAAATGTCGCGCTGTTCGCCTCAACTTGGCAAATTGACATAAATTTATTGGTTAAGTTTCTCAGTTTagtgttattttgttttgttttgttttgctttgtcggctttgtttcatatttatttgttcacTCTCTTTTGCTaatactttgtttatttatttattgtgtgaGTTGTCAAAACGTTTacaaacaattacaacaaattagcaattaaattgaattaataaacagTTGCCGACTTTCAATCGAAGCCTAACTCAACTCGCTCGATAGCTCGCCCATTTCGCTTGGAAAGTGTTGCTAGCGACGCGGgctaataaacacaaattgtttattaatcaaaTGTGTTTGCAAGCgcacaataaacataaaaagctaaaaatccacacacacacacatgcagtaaatataaaaagaaataataaacacaaaagccATTTCACATTCCCCAAGCAGATTGATCAATTAGACGCGCTTGTCGCCTgcaatcataaaaaaatatatgaatatatgttggattttttatatgcgcttAGATTTATGTAGGTTCATATAAACTGGGCTGATGCCCAGATAAAGGTTAAATGGGTAAAGTCAAATCAAGAGCGatgcagagagagaggggaAAAGGCAAATGCATTTCACTTTAGTTGACCCTAATTTAAAAGTGAactcatatttattattattgtagttcagttaaaatttaaaattgtgctCAAACTATTTTGAAAAATCGCAAAAGGTTAAGctaagtttaatttgaataagatccaaaactatttatattattataatttaaaggtTTAGGTTTAGCACTAACTATTTCAACTATAACTCTagatattttataattgtttgctaTACTTTCGCTGCTTGCTCAAGTTGCAGCTtgaaagttataaattttaataagaaaCTTGTGggaaaaacaaactttaatatattgaactactttttaattgattgattgattgttaCTCATACTCACTTTCCCTTCTTGCTCCACAGAGCGAAAATGCCGCCGAGTTGACTAAACCCAttggagctgtagctgctgctgctgctgctggcagcattgAGGAGCAACAGAAtcacatcaacagcaacagaaacaacgGCCATGCCAATGGCTtgaacaagagcagcagcaaccaggcGAGCACCTCCAGGCAGGCGTTGTCCAATGGCGCAGGCGGAGGCGCAGCTGCCATACGTGAGAGCATCCCCTCGCCTGGCTACGAGACCTGCTCGAGCACAGCGCCTGCCAGCTCGCCAGATCCTTGCGAGTACACCTACGAGGGCGCCATACAGGAttacaagcagcgcagcagcaaattgctgaACAACAATGCCAACCAACGGGATAAGCAGagcaatggcggcggcggcggcgagtCCTCCATAGCGTATCCGATGCGACGTGGCAGCAAGATTGAGGATCGGCTGAGCGGCTTCGAGGTGAGCTCGCCGAGTGGCGAGCAGGCGCAAGAGGGCGCCGAGAAGCAAAAGGTGGATGTGCCCAAGGTGGACATATCCAAGCGCAAGGAGAtctttgagcagcagcagcgcaatggCAATGCGAACGCCGCTGCTGCGCCCGCGCAGGAGGTGAAGCGTCTGTCCAGCGAACTGGGCAGCATACGTGAGCGCATGCAGAGTCTGGAGCAGCCGCGTCCGGcgttcaacagcagcaagagcgtCGATGTGCCAGTGCCGCCTCTGAAGCAGCGCCTCAACAGTCTGCAGCAGCATGTCGTAACCAaagaggaggagcagcagcgcaagccGCCGCTAGTGGCGCTCATCGATGCGCGTCAGCTGGAAATAATGCGCGGCGAGGAGCAGCGCatgcgtcagcagcagcagcaacagaaggAGCAACAGACAAAACAGAcggcaccaccaccaccagcattGATAGTGGAACAGGTGGAGCATGATGACAGCGGCATACAGGCGGACAACCAGGAGGAGCAGCTgaaggagcaacagcagcagcagcaactaaacgAAGCAATTGCAGCGCTAGCGCTGGAGGAGCTGCAACTGGAGCAGGCAGCTCAAGCGGTTAATCAAATCGAAGCGGAGTTTGATGAGCTAACCGATTGtcagccagcagcgctgccagcaacagcagcagcgccagcagcaactgttgccgccgcagcagcagcagcgactcagcaagcagcagctgcacccGCTCGGGACATGGAATTTAGTGTAAGTTCtactaacaattttaatgcaaatgttaGCCTAAGTCCACGTAGTCTGAGCGAACAAGATCAGAAAGTTGTAGTAgtagcttcttcttctgcttacAATCCCACAACTCCCAACACTTCGGTGACGGTGCCCAATCCCCATCCCAATCCCAACCTTTGTAACTTGCGTAGAAAGCCCTCCAATGAAATGATTCATCATCGCAATCTGTTGAAAATGTTCAAGGACACGTTCCAAAGCGATCAGACGCTGCATGAGTCCGCCGACGAACCCTTGTCCCCACCCGGGCAGTTTAGCCAAGTTTTTGACTTTACCAAGACACCAGCACCAACTtcac encodes:
- the LOC108603315 gene encoding uncharacterized protein CG43427 isoform X4, which encodes MEFESTEQDVMLDGSDDLMSTSNTSTNGAGSDTNGSAKKSSIISPDPTSYVTKARVTRPTPPPPSKNPMQFVQIKPCNLYQSAQQQLKKAEEVKKLKEVKKEEPEDWQCNLDNWKSSRRKRVEHIIDRVVETKKLELEEHDRMRRKSKTFTEMMEERAERGPQRGRAKLANLAVYNEDEANDFSDLGIGTSSASGKSSLSEDYDNNSVMSENAAELTKPIGAVAAAAAAGSIEEQQNHINSNRNNGHANGLNKSSSNQASTSRQALSNGAGGGAAAIRESIPSPGYETCSSTAPASSPDPCEYTYEGAIQDYKQRSSKLLNNNANQRDKQSNGGGGGESSIAYPMRRGSKIEDRLSGFEVSSPSGEQAQEGAEKQKVDVPKVDISKRKEIFEQQQRNGNANAAAAPAQEVKRLSSELGSIRERMQSLEQPRPAFNSSKSVDVPVPPLKQRLNSLQQHVVTKEEEQQRKPPLVALIDARQLEIMRGEEQRMRQQQQQQKEQQTKQTAPPPPALIVEQVEHDDSGIQADNQEEQLKEQQQQQQLNEAIAALALEELQLEQAAQAVNQIEAEFDELTDCQPAALPATAAAPAATVAAAAAAATQQAAAAPARDMEFSLTSLHAYCQQKLLQVYNFRDQRSS